The nucleotide window GAAAAGTCAAGTTCAGCGTCCAGAAGCAGGACAACCACATCATCCAAGCAATCGCAACGCTCGACCAGGTCGACAAGGACTTGAACACCTTCTGCATGCGCCTTCGCGAACTGTACGGCTGGCACTTCCCCGAACTCGCCAAGATCTTGAACAGCAACGAACAATACGCCAAGGTGGTTTTGAAGATTGGCGACAAGTCGAAGCTGAGCGACGACGATCTGCACGACCTCGCGGCAGTTGTCGATGATGATGAGAGCGTGGCGCAAGCCATTGTGCGATCAGCAAGAACCTCCATGGGACGTGACCTTTCTGAGGCCGAGTACGTACATTTTGCTTGTGGATGCATGGCTAGACTAACCCTGCCATAGCATGGAGATTGTCATGAACTTCGCCACGAGGACAGCTTCCTTGGCCGCGTACCGTAAGCAGCTCAGCAACTACTTGTCAAGCCGCATGAACCAGGTCGCGCCTAACCTGGCTGCCCTGATTGGCGATATGGTCGGCGCAAGGTTGATTTCCAAGGCTGGTTCCCTAACCAACCTCTCTAAGTACCCTGCGTATGTAGACTCACTGCTTTACATGCCATGCTCTAGAGACTAACTGTCCTAGATCTACTGTCCAGATTCTTGGTGCAGAGAAGGCCCTTTTCCGCGCTCTCAAGACCAAGGGAAACGTAAGTTACTGTTTAGCTTGTGTTCTGAACGTCACTAACTTGATGTACAGACTCCCAAATACGGTTTGATCTACCACAGTTCATTCATTGGCCGCACAGGTCAAAAGTCAAAGGGAAGGATCTCACGTTTCCTCGCCAACAAGTGCTCGATTGCTTCCAGGATCGACAACTTCTCCGAGACTCCCACGTCCAAGTTCGGTGAGGCTCTGAAGCGTCAAGTTGATGAACGCATCGAATTCTACGCATCTGGTGCTCCCCCTTCTAAGAACGCAGCTGTCATGCAAGCCGCAATGAACTCGGTAATGACCGACATTGGCATCGAAGACCCCACTGCAGGCGCTAGTGAGGATGTCGAGATGGCTGATGGAGTAACAGCGGCTGCTACTGAGCAGGCTGTGcgcaaggagaagaaggacaagaaggaCAAGAAATCTAAGAAGTCCAAGGACGTCGAGGAGGATGCTTCTGAGAAGAAGTCgaagaaggacaagaagcgGAAACATGCCGACGAGGAGGTTAgcgacaagaagaagaagaagagcaaggCGTGATCGCACCCATGAAAACATGTATATGTACTGGCATGCGGTATCGGCGTTCTTGATGTGTCGGAGTTTCCGGAGTTGATTGTACGAGTTCTGGTTTTCAGGCTGGACATGGGCTATGAGTTCGCGCACCATCCACGCCTGGCGGATGGTCTTGCATATATCCTCGAGCTGTGATTTAAGTTACAAAAGCATGATCCTTTCAACCATGTAGGGTATATCacgtgtgtgtgtgtgtgtgtgtgtgtgtgtggtCCGGTGACTAGCACAAGCAATTAAGCCCCTAGAGTTGCCACTC belongs to Pyrenophora tritici-repentis strain M4 chromosome 10, whole genome shotgun sequence and includes:
- a CDS encoding Nop multi-domain protein — protein: MSVDYLLHESPVGYAVFKVSIQPDTIGSRLAEVQKAVQDLDKFGKTVELVGLAPFQGTQDALAEINDVSEGIMSDFLKATLETNLPKAGKKKTITLGVSEKNLAGSIKAAFPNLACETSDTSEVVSDLLRGLRQHSGKLIKQLQPGDIDRSILGLGHAYSRGKVKFSVQKQDNHIIQAIATLDQVDKDLNTFCMRLRELYGWHFPELAKILNSNEQYAKVVLKIGDKSKLSDDDLHDLAAVVDDDESVAQAIVRSARTSMGRDLSEADMEIVMNFATRTASLAAYRKQLSNYLSSRMNQVAPNLAALIGDMVGARLISKAGSLTNLSKYPASTVQILGAEKALFRALKTKGNTPKYGLIYHSSFIGRTGQKSKGRISRFLANKCSIASRIDNFSETPTSKFGEALKRQVDERIEFYASGAPPSKNAAVMQAAMNSVMTDIGIEDPTAGASEDVEMADGVTAAATEQAVRKEKKDKKDKKSKKSKDVEEDASEKKSKKDKKRKHADEEVSDKKKKKSKA